The Macrobrachium nipponense isolate FS-2020 chromosome 16, ASM1510439v2, whole genome shotgun sequence DNA window TTGTGGGTATCTGCTGTGTTCTTTATAATAAACTGAGTTGAATACTGAACCTCAGTCCTAACATCCTGACGTGTCTCTCCACATAATTTGACCTCGGGAGGGAGTAAAGTAATGACTCGAGTCTGAACGTTGTCTCGTGTGCTAGTAACAGTGACTGTCCTGTATTGAATCTCCGGAACAACCTGTGTCCTAACAATTTCTGAAAATATTGTAGTATAAACTGGTTGTGTTCTAAATTCAGTCTGTGTTACATACTGCACATCTGTTCTATAGACTGTAGAGGGGATGACAACAGTAGAATACTGTGTTTGTGTGCGGTAAACTGTTGAAGGTACACAAGAATCAGGTGGTAAGTATCCAAGTCCTGATGGCTGTAGGCTTAGGCTGTTTTGCGAAAGATCACGGGGTAACCGGTCAACTGAGGCCCCCAAAGTAATCTCCAGCAAGGCAAACACAATTAGCAACTTCATCCTGCAAGAGAATATATTGACATTTTAGTTATGATGTTGACTAAATCATCAAAAAAACTGTATGTATCAATACACAAAGATTATAAGATAAGTAATACTTACATTTTATGAGTCATATCTAAAGTGAAGAGGATCATATATGCAACAAGTTTtgagagcattttatttgtataaatatctTCCATTACATCATACCAATTTCCTTCAAATTAATATCCATGTTTTGCGCTTACAGAAGTTATTGCTTTACATAACCAAAATTGGGTGcaatgtatgatacatatattcataatatgttATTTGCCAATAATCAGTTGATTAGAAGGTGCATTGTAATTGTAACCACTTGCTGAACAAGTTCCAGTTACAGTTTGTGTAACAGTAATTTGCTGTCCTCGATCAAGAGTCTGGTAAATGacctgttgctgttgttgtgttTGCACAACTTGGCTAGTGACCACTCTATCAGGACCAGGTATCTGAACAAGAGAGGTTCTGGTTTCTTCACGGGTTTGTACAAGAGGGGCTGGGGTTATGTACTGAGTCCTAAACACAGTCTGGACTTGAGTGAATGGTTGAACCCTAGTCTCATAGATGGTAGTATAGATGACTGTTGGTATTACTTGAGTTCTAACAACTTCTTCAGGCACAAACTGAGTCTGAACTATAGTCTGTGTTTGGACATTTGTCCTTGTGACTATCTGTTCACGGGTAACAAAATCATTTTCATATCTTGTGTTAACTGTTGTATAAGGGACAACCTGTTGCCTCTGAACAGTACTGGtcaaaatgatatttggtccTGTTACAATTCTGGTCTGTAATTGTTGTTGCACTTGTGTTGATGTGATGTATTGGGTTCTACTATCTGGTTGTACACTCCTTATAACAGAAGTCTGAACCACAGTCCGCACCCTTGTCATAACTACATCAGGACCTGGAATGGTGATTAACCTGGTCTCTTGACGATACTCAGTCTGATAATTTGTAACTGGTTGATTAATGGTCTGAATCTGTGTACTCGTTACTTCAACAGGTACAACTTGTGTCTCTATCTGGGTCTGTGTGACATAGCTAATTTGAGGGATAACTCGTGTTGATGTGACATAGCGAGTTTCTTGAATAGGTGGACTTGGAACTGTTCTAGTTTCTACTCTGTCAATGTACTGAATTGTTGTCTGTTGAACAGTGCTAAAAACAATTTGAGGTTCTGGTTTCCACCCGGGTAGGGAAGGAAAAATAGTTGGTTGGAAACCACTTGTTTGCCGAACCAACTGTTGGTCGTGGACATCATTGTGTGTTTACATTAATTAAAAATCTGTTCTGGACTACGTAGAGGTTTGAATCCTGGTGTCATACACCAGGGAAGTAACTGTTCGACAAGAATCAGAGGAGGAGGTAAATATGGTTAAAACTGAGTGAGGCTGATGTCAGAGCCGACACTAGAAGCAATGCCGCTAAATGCCACATCCTGCAAAGAGAGAAATTCCACAGATTAGAGTCAGCGGTGATTGGAAGCCCCGCGTCTCAGCAACTCATTTGGGAATAAAGTCCAATCACTCGCTGCTCCTTCCGTGCAATTTCTCCCATTGACCTTTTTTTGGGGTTCACTGGGAGGACTTTATCGCCCAGATGAGATGCCGAACGCTATATTGGTGAGCTCATATTAAATTAATTTGACACACTTCTgcttaactttaaatgaaaacgaCACTGCATGAAGATATTCTAATAACAGTGGAATTTATATAATCATGTAGGCTAACTGTTGATGAACTGCTTCATCATTTGCACTAAAGTATACTTGCATGATTAAGTATTCATATCACACAGTCAACATTTTGATAAAGATATAGCATTGTTGACTATGAAGCTAACATACCGGTATGAAAATTTTGGTTTGGTCGTCTTTAAATATTGCAGATTCCGATAATTGAAGTTGTTGAAAGGTATTACATCAAcactaaaatttttttaactgcttcttaag harbors:
- the LOC135195340 gene encoding uncharacterized protein LOC135195340, translated to MWHLAALLLVSALTSLVRQTSGFQPTIFPSLPGWKPEPQIVFSTVQQTTIQYIDRVETRTVPSPPIQETRYVTSTRVIPQISYVTQTQIETQVVPVEVTSTQIQTINQPVTNYQTEYRQETRLITIPGPDVVMTRVRTVVQTSVIRSVQPDSRTQYITSTQVQQQLQTRIVTGPNIILTSTVQRQQVVPYTTVNTRYENDFVTREQIVTRTNVQTQTIVQTQFVPEEVVRTQVIPTVIYTTIYETRVQPFTQVQTVFRTQYITPAPLVQTREETRTSLVQIPGPDRVVTSQVVQTQQQQQVIYQTLDRGQQITVTQTVTGTCSASGYNYNAPSNQLIIGK